Proteins from one Natrinema versiforme genomic window:
- a CDS encoding nuclear transport factor 2 family protein, with amino-acid sequence MSKVDRNTLIDAYFDAMDSDDLEIVRPVVTDEFIYESLSGDLSGFSGLQTYMTELRGLSNTNHEMTTVIHGETASVVEGTVTGDNGETRVELDFCNVFEFDADNEGITRISVYLNDS; translated from the coding sequence ATGTCCAAGGTTGATCGAAATACGCTTATTGATGCATACTTTGATGCGATGGATTCAGACGATCTCGAGATCGTACGGCCTGTAGTCACTGACGAATTCATATATGAATCGCTCTCGGGTGATCTCAGTGGTTTCAGTGGTTTACAGACATATATGACGGAGTTACGAGGACTCTCGAACACGAACCACGAAATGACGACCGTAATCCATGGAGAGACGGCGTCTGTTGTGGAGGGTACCGTAACGGGAGATAACGGAGAAACTCGAGTGGAATTGGACTTCTGCAACGTCTTCGAATTCGATGCTGACAACGAGGGAATTACTCGGATCAGTGTCTACCTCAACGATTCGTAA